DNA sequence from the Pyxidicoccus xibeiensis genome:
TGAACACGAGCGTCGGCCGTCCGGGCGCCTCGGCCAGGCGCGCCTCGAGCCACGCCAGCCGCTCAGCGCACAGCCGTCCTCCCGGCTCGCCGGGCACGTGGGTGTCGAGGCCGATGAGCCGCAGCGGGCCCAGCTCCACCGCGTAGTGGAGGAAGCCCTGCGCGGGCAGGTAGCCCTGGTGGGCGAAGGCGGCGCGCAGGTGCTCCCGGTCGTCGTGATTGCCCGGGATGACGTACCAGGGCATGGGCAGTGGCTTCAGGAGGGCCGCGAGTCGCGCGTACTCCTCGGGGAGCCCGTCGTTGACGAGGTCCCCCGTACACAGCACCGCGTCCGGACGCGGCTCCATCCGGATGAGGTGCTGCACCGCGCGCTCCAGCCGGGCAGCACTGTCGAACCGGCGGTCCATGTCCGCGCCGGCAACACCGATGTGGAAGTCGGAAATCTGGGCAAGGAGCACGGCGGAAGGCTACCAGCATCCGCCCGGGGACGGGGCTCTCCGCCCTCCCTCGCGAGGGACGGCCGACCGGCCTACAGCATGCCCAGCCGGCGCGCGTAGGCCAGGTTCACCGCCGCGGCCTCCCAGCGGCGCACAGCCTGGTCGCGCTCGGCCTCGGGCGCGTCCGCGTAGTAGCCGAGCGTGTCGTTGAGGGCGCGGCTGAGCTCCTCAATCGCCGCCAGCCGCACGTCCAGCTCACGGTGGCGCAGGGCGGTGATGAGCCAGTCGGCGCGGCGGCGGCTGCGGTTCTCCGCCCACCACGTGGCCCACTGGCGCGGGCTGAGGCCGAAGGTGGCGCGCGTCACCTCGCGCAGCGCCTCCGAGGCGGCCTGGGCGCACATCTCGTCGTCGCTGCCGGTGAGGGCGATGAGGCCTTCGATGGCCTCCCGGTCATGCAGCATGCCCAGGGCACGCGCGGCCAGCGAGCGGCGCAGCGCGTCCTTGCTATTCAGCTCCTGGCGCAAGTCGCGCAGGGCAGCGTCCAGCCGGGGGAGCTGCTTGAGGGCGGAGGCAGCCACGCGCGCGGCGCTGGAGATGTCCGGCTCCAGGTCGAACAGGCCGCGCAGCACGCCGTCCACCAGCTCCACGTAGGGCAGGTTGCCGGCGGTGAGCAGCGCGAAGTAGCGCGTGTCCGGGTCGTGTGAGTCCAGCAGCGGCGCCAGGGCGTGCGCGGCGGGACGGCCCAGCCGGGAGAGCGCGCCGGGGATGGGGCCCAGCTCGTCCGCCTCGGGCAGCTCCACCACGGGCAGGCGGCTCCATGCGGTGGGGCCGGGGAAGTGCTGCGCCAGCACGCGGGCGCTGGCCTCGGGGGAGCGCGCCAGCTCCGCCATGGCGTTGGAGCGCTGCGCGGCGTCCGGGCCGGTGAGGCGCCGGAGCAGCGGCGCGAAGTCAGGCGGCGGGCGCTCCTCTTGAGACTGCGCGCGCGGCGGCAGCGCGGCGGCGCGGCCCATGTTGCCCGAGGCGCCCCGGCCGAAGAAGGGGCTCCACCCCAGGCCCGCCACCACCGCGGGCGCGGGGGCCGGCACGGCGGCGACCGGCACGTCCACGTCGATGGTGAGCTCGGGCTCCTCCGGCGCGCGCAGCTCCGACACGCGCTGCTTGCGGAAGAGGATGAGCTCCTGGAAGGCCGCCGGCAGGTCCTGGCAGAACAGGATGAAGTCGGACAGGCGGCGCTGGCTGATGGGCTTCTGCCCGCAGTCGCCGTAGAGGATGGCCACCAGCCGGCCCTTCACCTCCACCGGGTACAGGAAGATGGTGCGCGGCGTCTGCCGACCGAACAGCTCCAGGTAGTGCCGGGTGAGCGCGTCCGGAGGCAGCGGGCCCGCGTAGCTGCCGCGCGTGACGGCCACCGTGCGGAAGACGCTGCTCGCGTCGAGCGGGACGGACACCGCGGCGAGCGGCTCACCCATCATGCCCTCGCCACGCGCC
Encoded proteins:
- a CDS encoding phosphodiesterase, translated to MLLAQISDFHIGVAGADMDRRFDSAARLERAVQHLIRMEPRPDAVLCTGDLVNDGLPEEYARLAALLKPLPMPWYVIPGNHDDREHLRAAFAHQGYLPAQGFLHYAVELGPLRLIGLDTHVPGEPGGRLCAERLAWLEARLAEAPGRPTLVFMHHPPFATGIHRADMMGLEGSDALAAVIARHPQVERVLCGHLHRPIVKRFAGTVASTCPSTMHQVALDLGLPGRLALVPEPPACQLHLWSEASGLVSHTSYIDDFRPAA